The Glandiceps talaboti chromosome 9, keGlaTala1.1, whole genome shotgun sequence genome window below encodes:
- the LOC144440304 gene encoding lens fiber membrane intrinsic protein-like: MSRIQVVVGLAVSAVAAICYIVSTATDYWFVIDLVGGSLNTGLWRECTTSDSGIHVCVALLKEDLEAFVNCTRVFMVTACLVCVGALILGVYAVITNTVNKVRIVSGCFIALTGIFVLIGTLWYGLKTMIDDHDLDYKFGYSIILGWVSIPLAVVGGGVIARKMAADNYETLD; the protein is encoded by the exons ATGTCACGAATCCAAGTGGTTGTGGGCCTAGCCGTTTCTGCCGTAGCTGCAATTTGTTACATCGTCAGCACAGCAACCGATTACTGGTTTGTAATTGACCTTGTCGGAGGATCTCTTAACACTGGGTTATGGCGCGAGTGTACGACAAGTGACTccggtatacatgtatgtgtggctTTACTAAAGGAGGATCTCGAAG CATTTGTAAATTGTACCCGTGTATTCATGGTCACAGCTTGTTTGGTATGTGTAGGTGCTTTGATCCTTGGTGTCTACGCCGTAATTACGAACACTGTGAACAAAGTCAGGATTGTGTCTGGATGTTTCATAGCTTTGACAG GAATATTTGTCTTAATTGGAACTTTGTGGTACGGGCTGAAGACTATGATTGATGATCATGACTTGGACTACAAGTTTGGATATTCCATAATCCTGGGGTGGGTCTCCATTCCATTGGCCGTAGTCGGAGGAGGAGTCATTGCACGTAAGATGGCTGCAGACAATTATGAAACATTGGATTAA